From the Alloalcanivorax dieselolei B5 genome, one window contains:
- a CDS encoding nuclease-related domain-containing protein: protein MDLTPVFDQLWRTIGWLVPLAITVLILKSAWFKGQLGEGVVRIAAAWRLPTRTYHAFHNVTLETADGTTQIDHIFVSRFGVFVVETKNMKGWIFGSERQAQWTQKIFKKTFRFQNPLRQNYRHVKAVEETLNISPEVIHSVVVFAGDSTFKTPMPANVTKRGGYISYIRSFQDPVLSETEVMAISSLIECRRLKPSWKTQRRHVRQTRERHSDNAKLSARQRRQ from the coding sequence ATGGACTTAACACCAGTATTTGATCAGCTTTGGCGGACGATAGGGTGGCTTGTGCCTCTGGCCATCACCGTGCTCATTCTCAAGTCGGCCTGGTTTAAAGGACAGTTGGGGGAAGGCGTGGTCAGAATCGCGGCGGCGTGGCGCCTGCCCACGCGGACTTATCATGCCTTTCATAACGTCACTCTGGAGACGGCTGACGGTACGACGCAAATTGACCATATTTTTGTTTCCCGGTTTGGTGTCTTCGTAGTGGAGACCAAGAACATGAAAGGCTGGATCTTCGGTTCAGAGAGGCAAGCCCAGTGGACTCAGAAGATCTTTAAGAAGACGTTTCGCTTCCAAAACCCCTTGCGTCAAAACTACCGGCACGTGAAAGCAGTGGAAGAAACGCTGAATATCTCGCCAGAGGTTATTCACTCGGTGGTTGTGTTTGCCGGCGACAGTACCTTTAAGACGCCGATGCCCGCCAACGTTACCAAGAGGGGCGGCTACATCTCCTACATCCGGTCCTTTCAGGACCCGGTACTTTCAGAAACGGAAGTCATGGCTATTTCATCGCTGATTGAATGCCGTCGGCTGAAGCCTTCCTGGAAGACACAGCGCCGGCATGTTCGGCAAACCCGGGAACGCCATTCTGACAACGCCAAGCTGTCCGCCCGGCAAAGGCGTCAGTAG
- a CDS encoding VOC family protein yields MFNHIMIGSCDIERSKRFYDAVLGVLGAGEPVRNESASGHIRLFYRHGGNTLAITQPINNEPATGANGGTIGFKCESPEQVKEFHDVAVAHGGTSVEDPPGLRESNMGAMHLSYVLDPDGNKLCGIYRAN; encoded by the coding sequence ATGTTCAACCACATCATGATCGGTTCCTGCGACATCGAACGGTCCAAGCGCTTCTACGACGCGGTGTTGGGCGTGCTCGGCGCCGGCGAGCCGGTGCGCAACGAGTCGGCGTCCGGCCATATCAGGCTGTTCTACCGGCACGGGGGCAACACTCTCGCCATCACCCAGCCAATCAATAATGAGCCGGCCACCGGCGCCAATGGTGGCACCATCGGCTTCAAGTGTGAGTCGCCGGAGCAGGTGAAGGAATTTCACGACGTGGCGGTGGCCCATGGCGGCACGTCGGTGGAAGATCCGCCGGGCCTGCGCGAGAGCAATATGGGCGCCATGCACCTGAGCTATGTGCTGGACCCGGACGGTAACAAGCTCTGCGGCATCTACCGGGCCAACTAA